TATCGTGTTGCCGCAAGCCGCTCTGGCCGCAACGCCGCCGCTCGGTAATCTGATGATCGAGTTGCTGAAGAGCACGGCGTTGGTCTCGATGATCACCGTGGTTGACCTGACGCAGATGGGAATGTTTCTGCGGACCGAAACGCATCGCTCGCTCGCGATCTTCAGCATGTTGCTGCTGATTTATTTCGTACTCTCGCAATGCATCGCCGCCGCGGTGAGACAGATCGAACATCGTCTCGCGCGTGGCCAAGACTATGGGGGAGCGCGATAATGTGGGACTGGGAATTCGCCATCCGAATCCTTCCGGACATTCTAGAAGGTCTCGGCGTTACGCTCTTGGCGGTCGCCGGCGGCATGACGCTCGCGATTCTACTGGGACTCGCCTGGGCGGTGATGCGCCGCTCGCAGATGCACCTTGTCAGTTGGCCAACCTACGGACTAGTCGAGTTCATCCGCAGCACTCCGCTGCTGGTGCAGTTATATCTCGTTTACTACACGCTGGCCGAGCTTTCCGGCGGCTGGCTTTCGCCGCTGTGGTCCGGCATTTTCGTTTTGGGCCTGCACTACAGTTGTTACACCGCTGAAGTCTATCGAGCCGGTTTAAACGGGGTTCCGCACGGTCAGTGGATCGCCGCCAAAGCGCTCAATCTGACGACCTGGCAAACCTATCGACACGTCATCTTGCCCCAAGCGATCCCGCCGATCTTACCGGCGCTGGGCAACTACTTGATCGCGATGTTTAAAGACGCGCCGTTGTTGTCAGCGATCACGGTGCTGGACGTGCTGCAGCGCGCCAAAATCGTCGGC
The nucleotide sequence above comes from Blastopirellula sp. J2-11. Encoded proteins:
- the ehuD gene encoding ectoine/hydroxyectoine ABC transporter permease subunit EhuD yields the protein MWDWEFAIRILPDILEGLGVTLLAVAGGMTLAILLGLAWAVMRRSQMHLVSWPTYGLVEFIRSTPLLVQLYLVYYTLAELSGGWLSPLWSGIFVLGLHYSCYTAEVYRAGLNGVPHGQWIAAKALNLTTWQTYRHVILPQAIPPILPALGNYLIAMFKDAPLLSAITVLDVLQRAKIVGNQSFRYQEPLTIVGIIFLTLSILSGAGVSWLKRRVEASQS